From the Malus domestica chromosome 17, GDT2T_hap1 genome, one window contains:
- the LOC103404989 gene encoding heterogeneous nuclear ribonucleoprotein 1-like encodes MQSDSGKLFIGGISWDTNEERLKEYFSSFGEVVEAVIMKDRTTGRARGFGFVVFSDPAVADNVIMEKHNIGGRMVEAKKAVPRDDQNILGRSSGSIQGSPGPGRTRKIFVGGLASTVTESDFKKYFEQFGTITDVVVMYDHNTQRPRGFGFITYDSEEAVDKVLLKTFHELNGKMVEVKRAVPKELSPGPSRSPLGGYNYGLSRVNSFLNGYTQGYNPSTVGGYGLGRYSPVAGGRSGFPPYGSGYGIGINYEPGLSPGFGGNANFNSTMSYGRGLSPYYINVSNRFSSPIGYDGNNGGNTSSFFSSETQNLWGNGNGNGNGGGLNYGTNSTNGNAYIGSGSGTIGGRTFGNSGANWPSSAMSAQGGGNNVTNNSRNLGYGVRDSSYSLGSGGYGRNSGASVAPTSSFAASNGGGFDGSLADFYSSNSVYGDPTWRSSNSDQDGPGPFGYGLGRAASDVSAKSSPGYVGGYSVNKRQPNTGIAA; translated from the exons ATGCAATCCGACAGTGGTAAGTTGTTTATCGGCGGCATATCTTGGGATACAAATGAGGAGCGGCTGAAAGAGTATTTCAGCAGCTTCGGGGAGGTGGTAGAGGCTGTGATCATGAAGGATCGGACCACAGGCCGTGCTCGTGGTTTTggttttgtagtattttctgACCCAGCTGTGGCGGACAATGTTATAATGGAGAAGCACAACATCGGTGGAAGGATG GTTGAGGCAAAGAAGGCTGTTCCCAGGGATGACCAGAATATTTTGGGTAGAAGCAGTGGCAGCATCCAGGGTTCTCCAGGTCCAGGTCGCACAAGAAAGATTTTTGTTGGAGGTTTAGCATCCACTGTGACGGAGAGTGACTTCAAGAAGTACTTTGAACAGTTTGGAACAATCACGGATGTTGTGGTGATGTATGATCACAACACCCAGAGGCCGAGAGGCTTTGGATTCATCACTTACGATTCCGAGGAGGCAGTGGACAAGGTTTTGCTTAAGACATTTCATGAACTGAATGGGAAAATGGTTGAGGTCAAGCGAGCAGTTCCGAAGGAGTTATCACCTGGTCCCAGTCGCAGCCCTCTTGGAGGATACAACTATGGTCTGAGTAGGGTCAATAGCTTCCTTAATGGCTACACTCAGGGGTATAATCCAAGTACAGTTGGAGGCTATGGACTTGGAAGATACAGTCCAGTTGCAGGTGGTCGAAGTGGATTTCCTCCATATGGTTCTGGTTATGGAATTGGTATCAATTATGAGCCAGGTTTGAGCCCAGGATTTGGTGGAAATGCAAACTTTAATAGTACTATGAGCTACGGGCGGGGTTTGAGTCCTTATTATATCAATGTTTCAAATAGGTTTAGCAGCCCCATTGGGTATGATGGCAATAATGGAGGAAACACATCTTCGTTTTTCAGCTCAGAGACTCAGAACTTGTGGGGGAATGGGAATGGGAATGGGAATGGGGGTGGTCTTAATTATGGAACAAACTCCACAAATGGCAATGCTTACATTGGATCAGGAAGTGGGACCATTGGAGGACGTACGTTTGGAAATTCTGGAGCTAATTGGCCTTCTTCAGCAATGTCAGCTCAAGGCGGAGGAAATAATGTTACTAACAATAGCAGGAATCTTGGTTATGGAGTCAGGGATAGCAGTTACAGTCTGGGAAGTGGAGGGTATGGAAGAAACAGTGGTGCAAGTGTGGCCCCAACATCTTCATTTGCTGCATCAAATGGTGGTGGTTTTGATGGTTCCTTGGCTGACTTTTACAGTAGTAATTCAGTTTATGGAGACCCTACTTGGAGATCATCAAATTCTGATCAAGATGGACCTGGTCCCTTTGGTTATGGGCTTGGCAGAGCAGCCTCTGATGTTTCAGCTAAAAGTTCTCCTGGTTATGTTGGTGGTTATAGTGTTAATAAGAGACAGCCAAATACAG
- the LOC103404990 gene encoding GCN5-related N-acetyltransferase 9-like, with amino-acid sequence MEREKERVSLEGGRVILVPYMNEHVPKYHELMKDPALLQATGFEPLTLDQEYKMQLAWTQDPNTMIGDVNLYMNDLDDPHMGEIEIMIAQQKRALRRLLIVKSSKR; translated from the exons ATGGagcgagagaaagagagagtgagcTTGGAGGGAGGAAGAGTGATTCTGGTGCCGTACATGAACGAACACGTCCCAAAATACCACGAGTTGATGAAAGACCCAGCTCTCCTCCAAGCCACCGGCTTCGAGCCCCTCACCCTCGACCAGGAATACAAGATGCAGCTCGCCTGGACCCAAGACCCCAACA CCATGATAGGTGATGTGAACTTATATATGAATGATCTGGATGATCCACACATGGGAGAGATTGAAATAATGATTGCTCAACAGAAAAG GGCTTTGAGGAGACTTCTCATAGTGAAATCTTCAAAGAG GTGA
- the LOC103404992 gene encoding cytochrome b561 and DOMON domain-containing protein At2g04850-like, whose product MLFFLSLFLLFSFPHVTFSAHCTTAAAAKTFQKCITLPTQQASIAWTFHRHNATLDLVFFGTFISPSGWVGWGINPTSPEMTGTRALIAFPDPSTGQIVLLTYLLDPTTKLQKRPLLSRPLDIHILSSSATLYGGKLATVHGGAAVQIFATLKLAPNNTKLHHVWNRGLYVQGYSPTIHPTTANDLSSITTFDVMSGTTATRHSNIGTLRTVHGIMNAIAWGIMLPIGAVLARYLRHVQSLGPTWFYVHAGVQLFAFFLGTVGFAIGIRLGDMSPGVQYGLHRKLGFAAFCLGGLQTLALLFRPKTTTKFRKYWKSYHHFVGYACVVLGVVNVFQGFEVMGEGRSIAKLVYCLGLSTLIGVCITLEVNSWVVFCRKPKEEKLRREGLVGASDKGSGILS is encoded by the coding sequence ATGCTCTTCTTCTTAtccctcttccttctcttttcCTTTCCCCATGTCACATTTTCTGCCCATTGCaccaccgccgccgccgccaAAACCTTTCAAAAATGCATCACACTCCCTACCCAACAAGCCTCCATAGCATGGACTTTCCATCGCCACAATGCCACCCTAGACCTTGTTTTCTTTGGTACTTTCATATCTCCTTCTGGGTGGGTTGGGTGGGGCATCAACCCGACCTCCCCGGAAATGACTGGCACACGTGCTCTAATTGCCTTTCCGGACCCTAGCACCGGTCAAATAGTTCTCCTCACTTACCTCTTAGACCCAACCACAAAGCTCCAAAAACGCCCTCTCCTCTCTCGCCCTCTTGACATCCACATTCTCTCCTCGTCCGCCACCCTATACGGCGGGAAATTAGCCACCGTCCACGGCGGTGCTGCAGTCCAAATCTTCGCTACATTAAAACTCGCGCCGAACAACACAAAGCTCCATCACGTGTGGAACCGCGGCCTCTACGTCCAAGGCTACTCGCCAACCATACACCCAACCACAGCCAACGACCTTTCATCCATTACGACATTCGATGTCATGTCAGGCACAACGGCCACACGTCACTCCAACATTGGCACACTCAGAACAGTGCATGGCATCATGAACGCCATTGCATGGGGCATCATGCTCCCCATTGGAGCAGTGCTTGCACGCTACCTCAGGCACGTACAATCATTAGGGCCCACATGGTTCTATGTGCACGCTGGGGTCCAACTGTTTGCTTTTTTCCTAGGGACTGTAGGGTTTGCTATTGGTATTAGGCTTGGGGATATGTCACCTGGGGTCCAGTATGGGCTCCACAGGAAGCTAGGGTTTGCAGCATTTTGCTTGGGAGGGTTGCAAACCCTAGCACTATTGTTTAGACCTAAAACTACAACCAAGTTCAGGAAGTACTGGAAATCTTACCACCATTTTGTTGGGTATGCATGTGTGGTGCTGGGTGTGGTGAATGTTTTCCAAGGTTTTGAGGTGATGGGAGAAGGAAGGTCTATTGCTAAACTGGTTTACTGTTTAGGATTGTCCACACTGATTGGGGTTTGTATTACTTTGGAGGTGAATTCTTGGGTGGTTTTTTGTAGAAAACCAAAGGAGGAGAAGCTGAGGAGGGAAGGTTTAGTTGGAGCGTCTGATAAAGGCAGTGGAATCCTCAGTTGA
- the LOC103404991 gene encoding heterogeneous nuclear ribonucleoprotein 1-like: MQSDSGKLFIGGISWDTNEERLKEYFSSFGEVVEAVIMKDRTTGRARGFGFVVFSDPAVADSVIMEKHNIDGRMVEAKRAVPRDDQNILGRSSGSIHGSPGPGRTRKIFVGGLASTVTESDFKKYFEQFGTITDVVVMYDHNTQRPRGFGFITYDSEEAVDKVLLKTFHELNGKMVEVKRAVPKELSPGPSRSPIGGYNYGLSRVNSFLNGYTQGYTPNAGGGYGLGRFSPVAGGRSGFPPFGSGYGMGMNYEPGLSPGFGGNANYNNNNNNNNMNYGRGGLSPYYINNSNRFSNPIGYDGGNGGNTSSFFSSVTRNLWGDGGGGLNSTNSNAYIRSGSGTIGGSTFGNTGANWPSSVMPAQGGGNNVSNNSRNLGYGVGDNSYGLGTGGYGRNSGASVAPTSSFAASNGGGFDGSLADLYSSNSVYGDPTWRSSNSEQDGSVPFGYGLGGTASDVSAMSSPGYVGGYSVNKRQSNTGIAA; encoded by the exons ATGCAATCCGATAGTGGTAAGTTGTTTATTGGCGGCATATCTTGGGATACAAATGAAGAGCGTCTAAAAGAGTATTTCAGTAGTTTTGGGGAGGTGGTAGAAGCAGTGATCATGAAAGATCGGACCACAGGCCGTGCTCGTGGTTTCggttttgtagtattttctgACCCAGCGGTTGCGGACAGCGTCATAATGGAGAAGCACAACATTGATGGAAGGATG GTTGAGGCCAAAAGGGCTGTTCCAAGGGATGACCAAAACATATTGGGAAGAAGCAGTGGCAGCATCCATGGTTCTCCAGGTCCAGGCCGCACAAGAAAAATTTTCGTTGGAGGTTTAGCATCCACTGTCACAGAGAGTGACTTCAAGAAGTACTTTGAGCAGTTTGGGACAATCACAGATGTTGTGGTGATGTATGATCACAACACCCAGAGACCGAGAGGCTTTGGATTCATCACTTATGATTCAGAAGAGGCAGTGGACAAGGTTTTGCTTAAGACATTTCATGAACTGAACGGGAAGATGGTTGAGGTCAAGCGTGCAGTTCCCAAAGAGTTATCGCCTGGCCCTAGTCGCAGCCCTATTGGTGGATACAACTACGGTCTGAGTAGGGTCAATAGCTTCCTTAATGGCTACACTCAGGGGTATACTCCAAATGCAGGTGGAGGCTATGGACTTGGTAGATTCAGTCCAGTTGCTGGTGGTCGTAGTGGATTTCCTCCATTTGGTTCTGGTTATGGAATGGGTATGAATTATGAGCCAGGGTTGAGCCCAGGTTTTGGAGGGAATgcaaattataataataataataataataataatatgaacTATGGACGGGGTGGATTGAGTCCTTATTATATCAATAATTCAAATAGGTTTAGCAATCCCATTGGGTATGATGGCGGTAATGGAGGAAACACATCTTCATTTTTCAGCTCAGTGACTCGAAACTTGTGGGGGGATGGGGGTGGTGGTCTTAACTCCACAAATTCTAATGCTTACATCAGATCAGGAAGTGGGACCATTGGAGGAAGTACATTTGGAAATACTGGAGCTAATTGGCCTTCTTCAGTAATGCCGGCTCAAGGCGGAGGAAATAATGTTTCTAACAATAGCAGGAACCTTGGTTATGGAGTTGGGGATAACAGTTACGGTCTGGGAACTGGAGGGTATGGAAGAAACAGTGGTGCAAGTGTGGCCCCTACATCTTCATTTGCTGCATCAAATGGTGGTGGTTTCGATGGGTCCTTGGCTGACCTTTACAGTAGTAATTCAGTTTATGGAGACCCTACTTGGAGATCATCAAATTCCGAGCAAGATGGGTCTGTTCCTTTTGGTTATGGGCTTGGCGGCACAGCTTCTGATGTTTCAGCTATGAGTTCTCCTGGTTATGTTGGTGGTTATAGTGTTAATAAGAGACAGTCAAACACAG GAATCGCTGCCTAG